In a single window of the Branchiostoma floridae strain S238N-H82 chromosome 2, Bfl_VNyyK, whole genome shotgun sequence genome:
- the LOC118407458 gene encoding arylsulfatase B-like codes for MAPSSSWCSAVFLRLRPFLPFLLVVCVLSGGKTFAQSSSGKPNIVFILADDYGWNDIGYHGSVIRTPNLDRLAAEGVKLENYYIQPICTPSRSQLMTGRYQIHFGLQHSIIWPPQPSGLPLDEVTLPQRLKEWGYSTHIVGKWHLGFYKEEYTPLHRGFDTFYGFLTGSENHFSHRNSGGMPGFRPGWNGLDLRDQNRPVTDQNGTYSTHLFAKKAIEVIAQQDKSKPMFLYLPFQAVHAPLQAPQKYIAMYRHINDYNRRMYAAMTTAMDEAVGNITDALKQYGLWDNTVLVFSTDNGGQVMAGGNNWPLRGWKGSLWEGGIRGVGFVNSPLIKAKGRTSDALIHISDWFPTLVGLAGGSTNGMKPLDGHNVWEAISEGKPSPRKEILHNIDPLFRTILYLPPHQWGDDTFNTSMHAAIRSGDWKLLTGYPGNGSWMPPPSSDLICEESDDPPGQHLWLFNIREDPEERTDLSKKYPLVVQDLLEKLAAYKKSSVPIFYPPPDPRANPALHGDLWSPWE; via the exons ATGGCGCCTTCCTCAAGTTGGTGTTCGGCCGTTTTCCTCCGTTTGCGGCCCTTCCTTCCCTTCCTGCTGGTCGTTTGCGTGCTTTCTGGAGGGAAAACCTTCGCACAGTCCTCCAGCGGCAAACCCAACATAGTTTTCATCTTGGCAGACGACTACGGCTGGAACGACATCGGCTACCATGGCTCGGTCATCCGCACTCCCAACTTGGACAG ACTGGCAGCTGAGGGAGTCAAACTGGAGAACTACTACATCCAGCCCATCTGCACCCCCTCCAGGAGTCAGCTGATGACGGGAAGATACCAG atcCATTTTGGTCTCCAACACAGCATCATCTGGCCCCCCCAGCCCAGTGGCCTCCCCCTTGATGAAGTGACTCTCCCCCAGCGACTGAAGGAGTGGGGGTACTCCACTCACATCGTGGGCAAGTGGCACCTGGGCTTCTATAAGGAGGAGTACACACCCCTGCACAGGGGCTTCGATACCTTCTATG GCTTCTTGACGGGCAGTGAGAACCACTTCAGCCACAGGAACTCTGGTGGGATGCCCGGCTTCAGACCCGGCTGGAACGGGCTGGACCTCAGGGACCAGAACAGACCAGTCACTGACCAGAACGGAACTTACTCCACTCACCTGTTTGCCAAGAAAGCCATAGAGGTCATCGCTCAACAAGACAAGAGCAAG CCCATGTTCCTGTACCTTCCCTTCCAAGCCGTTCACGCCCCGCTACAAGCTCCGCAGAAGTACATTGCCATGTACAGGCACATCAACGACTACAACAGGAGGATGTACGCTGCCATGACAACGGCCATGGACGAGGCAGTCGGGAACATCACCGACGCTTTGAAACAGTACGGGCTATGGGACAACACGGTCCTGGTCTTCTCAACTG ACAATGGAGGACAGGTGATGGCTGGAGGCAACAATTGGCCGCTGAGGGGCTGGAAGGGCTCACTCTGGGAAGGGGGGATTCGCGGAGTCGGCTTTGTCAACAGCCCGCTGATCAAAGCCAAAGGCAGGACCAGCGACGCCCTGATCCACATCTCTGATTGGTTCCCTACGTTGGTGGGACTTGCCGGCGGTTCCACCAATGGGATGAAGCCGCTGGACGGCCACAATGTCTGGGAAGCCATCAG TGAAGGGAAGCCCTCTCCAAGGAAAGAGATCCTCCACAACATCGACCCGTTGTTCCGCACCATCCTGTACCTGCCCCCCCACCAGTGGGGCGACGACACCTTCAACACATCCATGCACGCGGCCATCCGCTCAGGCGACTGGAAACTGCTCACAGGCTACCCAG GGAATGGGTCCTGGATGCCTCCCCCATCTTCTGACCTGATCTGTGAGGAGTCAGACGACCCACCGGGCCAGCACCTCTGGCTGTTCAACATCCGCGAAGACCCCGAGGAGAGAACGGACCTATCAAAGAAATACCCTCTTGTTGTACAGGACTTGTTAGAGAAGCTGGCTGCGTACAAGAAGTCTTCGGTGCCGATATTTTATCCGCCGCCTGACCCCAGGGCAAACCCTGCCCTGCACGGGGACCTGTGGTCACCTTGGGAGTGA
- the LOC118407366 gene encoding arylsulfatase B-like yields the protein MMARPSSWRSSGLFAFSQRLLSSVPRALLVCAAVVVLLLLAYPASRSLLDVRTWCILTSKRCFYQSEQTSAQSSSGKPNIVFILADDYGWNDIGYHGSVIHTPNLDRLAAEGVKLENYYVQPLCSPSRCQLMTGRYQIRYGLQHSLIWPPQPSGLPLDEVTLPQRLKEGGYSTHIVGKWHLGFYKQEYTPTHRGFDTFYGYLTGAEDYWTHRQKGGLPGQPQTWSGLDLRDQDRPVTDQNGTYSTHLFANKAIEIIAQQDKNKPMFLFLSFQAVHDPLQAPEEDISRYSHISDTNRRVYAAMTTIMDQAVGNVTRALKQYGLWDNTVLIFSTDNGGRVDRGGINWPLRGWKGSLWEGGIRGVGFVNSPLIKAKGRTSDALIHISDWFPTLVGLASGSTNGTKPLDGHDVWEAISDGKPSPRREILHNIDPMFNTVPSPRPHQWGDRVFNTSVHAAIRSGDWKLLTGYPGTLVTRFTTG from the exons ATGATGGCTCGCCCGTCTAGTTGGCGTTCGTCTGGCCTGTTCGCGTTTTCCCAGCGTTTGTTGTCGTCGGTTCCTCGGGCCCTGCTCGTGTGTGCAGCCGTTGTCGTGTTGTTGCTGTTAGCGTATCCTGCTTCCAGAAGTCTGTTAGACGTCAGGACGTGGTGTATTCTGACATCCAAGAG ATGTTTCTACCAAAGCGAACAAACCTCTGCGCAGTCCTCCAGCGGCAAACCCAACATAGTTTTCATCTTGGCGGACGACTACGGCTGGAACGACATCGGCTACCATGGATCGGTCATCCACACTCCCAACTTGGACAG GCTGGCAGCTGAAGGAGTGAAGCTGGAGAACTACTACGTCCAGCCCCTCTGTAGCCCATCCAGGTGTCAACTCATGACAGGGCGGTACCAG ATCCGTTATGGTCTCCAGCACAGTCTGATCTGGCCCCCCCAGCCCAGCGGCCTCCCCCTGGATGAAGTGACTCTCCCCCAGCGACTGAAGGAGGGGGGGTACTCCACTCACATCGTGGGCAAGTGGCACCTAGGCTTCTATAAGCAGGAgtacacacccacacacaggGGCTTCGATACCTTCTATG GCTACTTGACTGGTGCTGAGGACTACTGGACCCACCGGCAGAAGGGCGGTTTGCCTGGACAGCCACAGACCTGGAGCGGGCTGGACCTCAGGGACCAGGACAGACCAGTCACGGACCAGAACGGAACTTACTCCACTCACCTGTTTGCTAATAAAGCCATAGAGATCATTGCTCAGCAAGACAAGAACAAG CCTATGTTTCTCTTCCTCTCCTTCCAAGCTGTGCACGACCCTCTCCAGGCACCAGAGGAGGATATCAGCAG GTACAGCCACATCAGTGACACCAACAGGAGGGTGTATGCTGCCATGACAACCATCATGGACCAGGCAGTGGGGAACGTGACTCGTGCCTTGAAGCAGTACGGGCTCTGGGACAACACTGTGCTGATTTTCTCTACTG ACAATGGAGGTCGCGTGGACCGAGGAGGCATCAACTGGCCCCTGAGGGGATGGAAGGGCTCACTCTGGGAAGGGGGGATTCGTGGAGTCGGCTTTGTCAACAGCCCGCTGATCAAAGCCAAAGGCAGGACCAGCGACGCCCTGATCCACATCTCTGATTGGTTCCCTACTTTGGTGGGACTTGCCAGTGGTTCCACCAATGGGACAAAGCCGCTGGACGGCCACGATGTCTGGGAAGCCATCAG TGATGGAAAACCATCTCCAAGGAGGGAGATCCTCCACAACATCGACCCCATGTTCAATACTGTTCCCAGTCCACGGCCCCACCAGTGGGGAGACCGTGTGTTCAACACGTCAGTACATGCTGCCATCAGGTCAGGGGACTGGAAACTGCTCACAGGATACCCAGGTACATTGGTGACTAGATTCACCACTGGATAA